The proteins below come from a single Chrysoperla carnea chromosome 1, inChrCarn1.1, whole genome shotgun sequence genomic window:
- the LOC123305927 gene encoding LHFPL tetraspan subfamily member 6 protein-like, with translation MATSLTCVGIFWALLSFTAAISCFTGFYLPFWIKGRLLDKVDAYFSTFRRCNYPKITTLGEVQIIEECGRYSRFADIPSIWWQISTILVGIASALSLLVSITALAALCLTYVVHDGTARVGGAMQLLACLLLVCGLALYPLGWDNKEIKESCGDSATIYNIGTCEVSWSAYILTSSIVLLFLCFCLSFCASRYKISSFGS, from the exons atgGCAACTTCATTAACGTGTGTTGGAATCTTTTGGGCATTGTTATCATTTACAGCGGCAATATCATGTTTTACTGGATTTTATTTACCATTTTGGATAAAG GGTCGTTTATTAGATAAAGTTGATGCATACTTTAGTACATTTCGACGATgtaattatccaaaaattacaaCGTTAGGTGAAGTACAAATTATCGAAGAATGTGGTCGTTATTcgag atttgcAGATATTCCGAGTATTTGGTGGCAAATTAGTACAATTTTGGTTGGTATAGCAAGTGCCTTAAGTTTATTAGTATCAATAACTGCCTTAGCTGCATTGTGCCTTACATATGTGGTGCATGATGGAACAGCGCGAGTTGGTGGTGCCATGCAATTGTTAGCTTGTTTACTTCTTGTATGCGGTCTAGCATTGTATCCTTTAGGATGggataataaagaaatcaaagaGTCCTGCGGGGATAGTgctacaatttataatattg gtACATGTGAAGTATCATGGTCAGCATATATTTTAACTAGttcaatagttttattatttttatgtttttgtttaagtttttgtGCGTCACGatataaaattagttcatttgGTAGTTGA
- the LOC123305918 gene encoding uncharacterized protein LOC123305918: MGIAWTFTTPPVRRKGILKKIKNMIEHLDDKSFYLDLCKQCRPNNCSQQYCQMSNNAFCGPRCGYSGCGLVGCNNMATTPTFQRVVMCGPATWLPNYAPPNNSITIPQNCCNSSCGQC, translated from the exons ATGGGAATTGCTTGGACATTTACCACACCACCTGTTCGTAGAAAgggtatcttaaaaaaaataaaaaatatgattgaacATTTAGACGATAAATC attttatttagaTCTTTGCAAACAATGTCGGCCAAATAATTGCTCACAACAATATTGCCAAATGTCAAACAATGCATTTTGTGGTCCTCGTTGTGGATATTCTGGGTGTGGTCTAGTTGGATGTAATAATATGGCAACAACACCAACATTTCAACGTGTAGTTATGTGTGGTCCAGCTACATGGTTACCAAATTATGCACCACCTAATAATAGTATAACTATTCCACAAAATTGTTGTAATTCATCCTGTGGTCAAtgctaa